The proteins below are encoded in one region of Streptomyces roseirectus:
- a CDS encoding TVP38/TMEM64 family protein: MLDATTSSGGTALAAPPAAATELVVPVPAAAGRLARVLLSPWSRFALLVALLAAAGACVLLFEPQRLLQDGWPPQLTGASAAVVFTVAYGLCTVAFVPRPLLNLAAGALFGWEVGLVTTLAGTVLGAGLAFGLGRTLGQDALRPLLRGRLLRAADGQLSRHGLRSMLAARLFPGMPFWLANYGASVSRIRWFPFLFATALGSVPNTAAYVVAGARASSPTSPVFLIAVAAIALPSVAGAVLAWRKRHHLRGK; encoded by the coding sequence ATGCTCGATGCCACCACCAGCTCTGGGGGCACCGCCCTGGCCGCTCCCCCGGCCGCCGCCACTGAGCTCGTCGTCCCCGTGCCCGCCGCCGCAGGGCGTCTCGCGCGCGTGCTGCTGTCGCCCTGGTCCCGTTTCGCGCTGCTGGTCGCGCTGCTCGCGGCGGCCGGGGCATGCGTGCTGCTCTTCGAGCCGCAGCGGCTCCTCCAGGACGGCTGGCCGCCGCAGCTGACGGGCGCGTCGGCCGCCGTCGTCTTCACGGTGGCGTACGGGCTGTGCACGGTCGCGTTCGTGCCCCGGCCGCTGCTGAACCTGGCGGCGGGCGCGCTGTTCGGCTGGGAGGTGGGGCTCGTCACCACGCTCGCGGGCACGGTGCTCGGCGCGGGGCTCGCGTTCGGGCTCGGGCGGACGCTGGGGCAGGACGCGCTGCGGCCCCTGCTGCGCGGGCGGCTGCTGCGGGCGGCGGACGGGCAGCTCAGCCGGCACGGGCTGCGCTCGATGCTGGCGGCGCGGCTCTTCCCGGGGATGCCGTTCTGGCTCGCGAACTACGGGGCCTCCGTGTCGCGGATCCGCTGGTTCCCGTTCCTGTTCGCGACCGCGCTGGGGTCGGTGCCCAACACGGCCGCGTACGTCGTCGCCGGGGCGCGGGCCTCGTCGCCGACCTCGCCGGTGTTCCTGATCGCCGTGGCGGCGATCGCGCTGCCGTCGGTGGCGGGGGCGGTGCTGGCCTGGCGCAAGCGGCACCACCTGCGCGGGAAGTGA
- the tuf gene encoding elongation factor Tu has translation MAKTAYVRTKPHLNIGTMGHVDHGKTTLTAAITKVLADRGTGTFVPFDRIDRAPEEAARGITINISHVEYETDTRHYAHVDMPGHADFVKNMITGAAQLDGAILVVSALDGVMPQTAEHVLLARQVGVDHIVVALNKADGADEELAELVELEVRDLLTLHGYGGDSAPVVRVSGLKALEGDPRWVAAIEALLDAVDTYVPMPERYLDAPFLMSVENVLTITGRGTVVTGAVERGTVRVGDRVDVLGAGVETVVTGVETFGKPMDEAQAGDNVALLLRGVPRDAVRRGHVVAAPGSVVPRRRFTARVYVLSAKEGGRTTPIATGYRPQFYIRTADVVGDVDLGDAAVARPGERVDMTVELGRDVPLEAGLGFAVREGGRTVGAGTVTAVLD, from the coding sequence ATGGCGAAGACCGCCTACGTACGCACCAAGCCGCACCTCAACATCGGCACCATGGGTCATGTCGACCACGGCAAGACGACCCTGACCGCCGCCATCACCAAGGTCCTCGCCGACCGGGGCACCGGCACCTTCGTGCCGTTCGACCGCATCGACCGCGCCCCCGAGGAGGCCGCGCGCGGCATCACCATCAACATCTCGCACGTCGAGTACGAGACCGACACCCGCCACTACGCGCACGTCGACATGCCCGGCCACGCCGACTTCGTCAAGAACATGATCACCGGCGCGGCCCAGCTCGACGGGGCGATCCTCGTCGTCTCCGCGCTCGACGGGGTGATGCCGCAGACCGCCGAACACGTGCTGCTCGCCCGGCAGGTGGGCGTGGACCACATCGTCGTCGCCCTCAACAAGGCGGACGGCGCGGACGAAGAGCTGGCCGAACTCGTCGAGCTGGAGGTCCGCGACCTGCTCACCCTGCACGGGTACGGCGGCGACAGCGCGCCCGTCGTGCGCGTCTCCGGACTCAAGGCCCTTGAGGGCGACCCCCGTTGGGTCGCCGCGATCGAGGCGCTGCTGGACGCGGTCGACACGTACGTGCCGATGCCCGAGCGGTATCTCGACGCGCCGTTCCTGATGTCCGTCGAGAACGTCCTCACCATCACCGGACGCGGGACGGTCGTCACCGGCGCCGTCGAGCGGGGCACCGTCCGCGTGGGCGACCGGGTCGACGTGCTCGGCGCCGGCGTCGAGACCGTCGTCACCGGTGTCGAGACGTTCGGGAAGCCGATGGACGAGGCGCAGGCCGGGGACAACGTCGCGCTGCTGCTGCGCGGGGTGCCCCGGGACGCGGTCCGGCGCGGGCACGTCGTCGCGGCGCCGGGGAGCGTGGTGCCCAGGCGCCGGTTCACGGCGCGGGTGTACGTGCTGTCCGCGAAGGAGGGCGGCCGCACCACGCCGATCGCCACCGGGTACCGGCCGCAGTTCTACATCCGCACGGCGGACGTCGTCGGCGACGTCGACCTCGGGGACGCCGCCGTCGCGCGGCCGGGGGAGCGGGTGGACATGACCGTCGAACTGGGGCGGGACGTGCCGTTGGAGGCCGGTCTCGGGTTCGCCGTCCGCGAGGGCGGCCGGACCGTGGGCGCCGGAACGGTCACCGCCGTCCTGGACTGA
- a CDS encoding spermidine synthase, which produces MPDVDRARAWLLTVDGAPQSYVDLDAPEHLEFEYVRRLGHALDVLVDGGTPDVVHLGGGALTLPRYLAVTRPGARQQVVEFDRGLLDLVVEELPLPDGEFTLHAADARAWLAAAPDACADVIVGDVFGGSRVPAQVTSSGYVREVARVLRGDGVYLANLADSAPFDFLRSQLAGFAEEFTELAVVAEPAVLRGRRFGNVVLVAARRPLDLPALARRTASDAFPARVEHGPGLRKLIGGARPVRDADAVPSPEPPEGAFGVG; this is translated from the coding sequence ATGCCCGATGTGGACCGGGCCCGGGCCTGGCTGCTCACGGTCGACGGCGCACCCCAGTCGTACGTCGACCTCGACGCCCCCGAGCACCTGGAGTTCGAGTACGTGAGGCGGCTCGGCCACGCGCTGGACGTCCTCGTGGACGGCGGCACCCCGGACGTCGTCCACCTCGGCGGCGGCGCCCTCACCCTGCCCCGCTACCTCGCCGTCACCCGGCCCGGCGCGCGGCAGCAGGTCGTCGAGTTCGACCGAGGGCTCCTCGACCTGGTCGTCGAGGAACTGCCGTTGCCGGACGGCGAGTTCACGCTGCACGCGGCCGACGCGCGCGCATGGCTCGCGGCGGCGCCGGACGCGTGTGCCGACGTGATCGTCGGGGACGTGTTCGGCGGCTCGCGGGTGCCCGCGCAGGTCACGTCGAGCGGGTACGTCCGTGAGGTGGCGCGGGTGCTGCGGGGCGACGGGGTCTACCTCGCCAACCTCGCCGACAGCGCCCCGTTCGACTTCCTGCGCTCCCAACTCGCCGGGTTCGCCGAGGAGTTCACGGAACTCGCGGTCGTCGCGGAACCGGCGGTGCTGCGCGGGCGGCGGTTCGGGAACGTCGTCCTCGTCGCCGCCCGCAGGCCGCTCGACCTGCCCGCGCTGGCCCGCCGCACCGCGTCCGACGCCTTCCCCGCGCGGGTCGAACACGGGCCGGGGCTACGGAAGTTGATCGGCGGCGCACGGCCGGTGCGGGACGCGGACGCGGTGCCGTCACCCGAACCGCCCGAGGGGGCCTTCGGGGTCGGATGA